A single Chitinimonas sp. BJYL2 DNA region contains:
- a CDS encoding 2-isopropylmalate synthase codes for MQLDIEHLINALGGPGAVAQALSAAFPDEPVSRAAVYKWRERGSLPLVQLEKLAELARRQQRSDLIQTMFTVPDTASDSEKAATMTDKLIIFDTTLRDGEQSPGAAMTKEEKIRIAKQLERLGVDVIEAGFAAASPGDAEAIHAIAEVIKESTVCSLARANERDIRAAGEAIKPAARGRIHTFIATSPIHMEKKLRMTPDQVVDAAVAAVKLAREYTDDVEFSAEDALRSEPEFLCRIFDAVIKAGARTINVPDTVGYSMPHMTEALFRRIIAGTPNSDKVIWSAHCHNDLGMAVANSLAAVMGGARQVECTINGLGERAGNAALEEIVMAVRTRRDLFNLDTNIDTTQIVPASKLVSTITGYPVQPNKAVVGANAFAHESGIHQDGVLKHRETYEIMSAESVGWTNNKLTLGKLSGRNAFRTRLQELGILPDSEESLNAAFSRFKELADKKREIFDEDLRALVGDAGQDASERYRLVALKVVSETGEQPQAQLVLTDNGVERKVSSPGAGPVDAVFKAIEQVADSGADLLLYSVNAVTAGTDSQAEVTVRLSKDGHAVNGQGADIDVLVASTQAYVSALNRLSDAGGRAHPQG; via the coding sequence ATGCAATTGGACATTGAACATCTGATCAACGCTTTGGGCGGCCCTGGTGCCGTCGCACAGGCGCTCAGTGCAGCGTTTCCTGATGAGCCTGTCAGTCGCGCGGCCGTATACAAGTGGCGTGAACGAGGCAGCCTACCGCTCGTCCAGCTCGAAAAGCTGGCCGAGCTGGCCCGACGCCAACAGCGCAGCGATCTGATCCAAACCATGTTTACCGTACCCGATACCGCATCCGATTCAGAGAAGGCCGCCACCATGACCGACAAGCTCATCATTTTTGACACCACCTTGCGCGACGGCGAGCAATCGCCCGGCGCGGCCATGACCAAGGAAGAGAAGATCCGCATCGCCAAGCAGCTCGAACGTCTGGGGGTCGATGTGATCGAGGCCGGCTTTGCTGCCGCTAGCCCCGGCGATGCCGAGGCTATCCATGCAATTGCCGAAGTCATCAAGGAATCCACCGTTTGTTCGCTGGCGCGTGCTAACGAACGCGATATCCGTGCCGCAGGTGAAGCGATCAAACCGGCAGCGCGTGGCCGTATCCATACTTTCATCGCGACCAGCCCGATCCATATGGAGAAAAAGCTGCGCATGACCCCAGATCAGGTGGTTGATGCCGCGGTGGCTGCAGTGAAGCTCGCCCGTGAGTACACCGATGATGTGGAATTTTCGGCCGAAGACGCACTGCGTTCAGAGCCGGAGTTCCTTTGCCGTATCTTCGATGCGGTCATCAAGGCGGGGGCCAGAACGATCAATGTGCCCGACACGGTGGGCTATTCAATGCCGCATATGACCGAGGCCTTGTTCCGCAGGATCATCGCAGGCACACCAAACTCGGACAAAGTGATCTGGTCTGCTCATTGCCATAACGATCTCGGCATGGCCGTGGCGAATTCACTGGCCGCCGTCATGGGTGGCGCACGCCAGGTAGAGTGCACGATCAACGGTCTGGGCGAGCGTGCAGGCAATGCCGCGCTCGAAGAAATCGTCATGGCCGTTCGCACCCGCCGTGACCTGTTCAATCTGGACACCAATATCGACACCACCCAGATCGTGCCCGCTTCCAAGCTGGTGTCCACGATCACCGGCTACCCGGTACAGCCCAACAAGGCAGTGGTAGGCGCGAACGCTTTTGCCCATGAATCCGGCATTCACCAAGATGGCGTGCTCAAGCATCGTGAAACTTACGAGATCATGTCAGCCGAGTCGGTGGGCTGGACCAATAACAAGCTCACGCTGGGCAAGCTTTCGGGCCGCAATGCCTTCCGTACCCGGCTGCAAGAACTGGGCATCCTGCCGGACAGCGAAGAATCCCTGAATGCAGCCTTTTCCCGCTTCAAGGAACTGGCCGACAAGAAGCGCGAGATTTTTGATGAGGACCTGCGTGCCTTGGTTGGCGATGCCGGACAGGACGCGAGCGAGCGCTATCGGTTGGTTGCACTCAAGGTGGTGTCCGAAACCGGTGAGCAGCCACAAGCGCAGCTGGTGCTGACGGACAACGGGGTAGAGCGCAAGGTCAGCAGCCCCGGTGCCGGCCCCGTGGATGCTGTATTCAAGGCGATTGAGCAGGTTGCCGACAGCGGCGCTGATCTGCTCCTGTATTCCGTGAACGCCGTAACGGCAGGTACCGATTCTCAGGCAGAGGTAACCGTGCGCCTGTCCAAAGATGGCCACGCGGTAAATGGCCAGGGCGCGGATATCGATGTCCTTGTTGCCTCTACACAGGCTTATGTTTCGGCCTTGAACCGCTTGAGCGATGCCGGAGGCCGGGCCCACCCGCAGGGCTGA
- the pssA gene encoding CDP-diacylglycerol--serine O-phosphatidyltransferase, protein MHSLPKRAMNLRRQSIYLLPNLFTLGALFCGFYAIVAAMNERFEPAALAIFFAMVLDGLDGRVARMTHTSSEFGAQFDSLSDMVSFGVAPALVVYEWGLRGFGKLGWMVAFIYCACAALRLARFNTNIELVDKRWFQGLPSPSAAALVAGLVWICLEYKVELSELALARWIPHVALAFTLYAGLTMVSNAPFWSFKEFNMRKTVPFVVMLLAVLVLLIGVSHPPMMLFSFFICYAASGYLMLIWRYFKSRKDETPK, encoded by the coding sequence ATGCATTCACTTCCCAAGCGCGCCATGAATCTGCGCCGCCAGAGCATCTATCTACTGCCTAATCTGTTCACGCTGGGCGCGCTGTTCTGTGGTTTCTACGCGATTGTCGCCGCCATGAACGAGCGCTTCGAGCCTGCTGCGCTGGCGATCTTCTTTGCCATGGTACTCGACGGTCTCGATGGCCGCGTCGCCCGCATGACGCACACCTCGTCCGAATTCGGCGCCCAGTTCGACTCATTGTCTGACATGGTCAGTTTCGGCGTTGCACCGGCGCTGGTCGTTTACGAGTGGGGCCTGCGTGGATTCGGCAAGTTGGGCTGGATGGTCGCTTTCATCTACTGTGCCTGTGCGGCACTACGCTTGGCGCGCTTCAATACCAATATCGAGTTAGTCGACAAGCGTTGGTTCCAGGGTCTGCCCAGCCCGTCCGCGGCGGCGCTGGTTGCGGGGCTGGTGTGGATTTGCCTGGAGTACAAGGTGGAGCTGTCCGAACTGGCGCTGGCTCGCTGGATTCCGCATGTGGCGCTGGCGTTCACGCTCTATGCGGGGCTGACCATGGTGTCCAATGCGCCGTTCTGGAGCTTCAAGGAATTCAATATGCGCAAGACCGTGCCCTTCGTGGTCATGCTACTTGCCGTGCTGGTGCTGCTGATCGGCGTATCCCACCCGCCGATGATGCTGTTCTCCTTCTTTATCTGCTATGCCGCATCGGGCTATCTGATGCTGATCTGGCGTTATTTCAAATCCCGGAAAGACGAGACACCCAAGTAA
- the asd gene encoding archaetidylserine decarboxylase (Phosphatidylserine decarboxylase is synthesized as a single chain precursor. Generation of the pyruvoyl active site from a Ser is coupled to cleavage of a Gly-Ser bond between the larger (beta) and smaller (alpha chains). It is an integral membrane protein.), which produces MSERLFVLSQHLMPKLALTRFAGVVAGTRGGAITRAIIANFIRRYNVNMDEAANPDIGSYASFNEFFTRALKPGVRPLADAPLICPVDGAISQIGPIAKDQIFQAKGHQYSTAALVGGDEVLAKQFDDGSFATIYLSPRDYHRIHMPCDGRLKQMIHVPGDLYSVNPATARGVPGLFARNERVVCVFESEQGPFVLTLVGATIVGSMATVWHGVVNPPRSKTVRTWQYGDSGPVLKRGEEMGRFLLGSTVVMLFPKPALKFNADWVEAKPVRLGEAMADYAA; this is translated from the coding sequence TTGTCAGAACGACTGTTCGTGCTGTCCCAGCACCTCATGCCCAAGCTGGCGCTCACCCGTTTTGCCGGCGTCGTGGCAGGCACACGCGGCGGTGCCATCACGCGCGCCATCATTGCCAACTTCATCCGTCGCTATAACGTGAACATGGACGAAGCCGCCAACCCGGATATCGGCAGCTACGCCAGCTTCAACGAATTCTTCACCCGCGCACTCAAGCCGGGCGTGCGCCCGTTGGCCGATGCGCCGCTGATCTGCCCCGTGGACGGGGCAATCAGCCAGATCGGCCCGATTGCCAAGGATCAGATCTTCCAGGCCAAGGGGCATCAGTACTCGACCGCCGCGCTGGTGGGCGGCGATGAAGTGCTGGCCAAGCAGTTCGACGATGGCAGCTTCGCCACGATCTACCTGAGTCCGCGCGACTACCATCGCATCCATATGCCTTGCGATGGCCGCCTGAAACAGATGATTCATGTACCCGGCGATCTGTACTCGGTGAATCCGGCCACCGCGCGGGGTGTACCCGGCCTGTTCGCGCGCAACGAGCGCGTAGTGTGCGTCTTCGAATCCGAGCAAGGCCCGTTTGTGCTGACGCTGGTCGGTGCCACTATCGTGGGTAGCATGGCTACGGTGTGGCATGGCGTCGTCAATCCGCCGCGCAGCAAGACCGTGCGCACTTGGCAGTATGGCGACAGCGGCCCCGTGCTCAAGCGTGGTGAAGAGATGGGGCGCTTCCTGCTGGGCTCCACCGTGGTGATGCTGTTTCCCAAGCCGGCGCTCAAGTTCAATGCCGACTGGGTCGAGGCCAAGCCGGTGCGGCTGGGCGAGGCGATGGCGGATTACGCTGCCTGA